The Argentina anserina chromosome 5, drPotAnse1.1, whole genome shotgun sequence genome includes the window AAGAAGCAGATCAGGTGGGATGAGTGTTTCTTTAGCAAGTCCTGATGGGCGTGTTGTAGGTGGTGGAGTTGCTGGACTATTAGTTGCTGCAAGTCCTGTCCAGGTATGGTAATGTCTCTGGGGTCCTAATTTTATGGACAGAAAGATTAAAGAACCAAATAAGCAGGATGGTTATTACTTGCctataaaatatgaaaattaatACTACCATTATTCAATAtttctttcttgttttgtAATAGGTTGTAGTTGGCAGTTTTCTGGCTGGAAACCAGCATGAGCAGAAACCCAAGAAACAGAAACATGAATACATTTCTAATGCAACACCAACTATGGCTATTCCTGTTTCAAGTGCTGAGCCAAAACCAAACTTATCATCTACGACTTCCTTCCGTGGTGATAATTGGTCTTCATATCCGTCCGATCATAAAAGTAAGACTGACATTAATGTATCAGTGCCCGGAGGTGTAATGTGACGTGTCCATGCTTATTTGTTGCAACATGAGGTTTCTCACTGACCACAACGGCAATTCATCTCCCAGTCTCCAACTGTTGGATCTTAATTCACCTTGTTTGTTGTCTGGAAACTCGTTGACTACTAGAGTCATCTAGCTTCATCTCGGGTTACCCCCAATTGATGTATCATTTAATTTTAGTAGCTTACTTAGGCTCTTGTTGCACTGCTGCTGTAGTGTGATGTAATATTAGCACCCCACCCGAATGTGACTCTTTGGATTGATGCAATGTGATGTAGAAGTTGGTTTGTGACAATCTCACTCTCTTGTCTCATTTGTTTGATTCTGTTGCTTCAACCCTGTGATTCTGATAGCCGAGAACAAAACATTGATTTTGAGGTTCGTGTTTTTAAAGATTTCCAGTCTCTTTCCGAACCCACAAAGCATAACAAACCCTGTCGATCAGCTCAAGTCAGCTGCCAATCAACATCAAGAGAAACTACTTAACATCTTGTTAAACAAATCATAATGGAAGCAGCACCCAGCGGTCAGCTTTGAATAATCCCCATCTCTTTGGGACCTTAGATTGTGTGTGaacttaaacaacaaagttgtGCCACTGGGAATCGCCCACTCAACTACTCAAGCACAGGTCGTTTTCAACGGAAACAATGGACATGCCTGGCACATAAAATTTCTGAGCTCAAGTGAACTCACAAGGTAAGCAATGAACTTTCTTTGCTCAAGTGAgctcattttatttttttattgaaaaaaaaaactcaaattgaGAAACTAGTCTGTTGCAAATCGAACTCGAATACACAACTTCTAGTCTATTTGCTatgttttcattaaaaaaatgattaaaGTAATCTTATTTCGATtgatatgttttgccaaaaaaatatttatttagaaTATTTTGCCGCCCAGATTTCATGGGCAATTGATTTGTACTTCTGTGTAATACTTATTCAATTCAATATGTCAACTTCAAAACATGCCCAAATCTGCTGCTGTTTTTGTCAACGACGTGGTTTCATGTCTCATGCAGAAATAGAACACTAAAGAAAAAACGGGAAGGCCTCCCATTTCCCATTGAATTTCCCAGAAACCTTGTGTAAAACCCCAAAATAGAAACTACTTGCTTACCAATATTCCCAAGTCACTTGTTCAATACCTCACAGGGTTCATAAAAGCTTATTCAGATACACAAATCCTGGGCAATTTCTTGCAAAGGTTAACAAAAAATCTTTACAATCATTGAGATATTAAACTATATCAAATTATGATCAGATTCACTTCCATAATACTCTACATTCCAAGTGTACTGGCTTCATTAGTTTAATCATTGCCCAAATTAACACCCAATTCATACGTGGACTTGCTTGTGTTTTAGCTCCCTTCTAAGCTTCTAAGCAAGGAACTCATAAGCCCAGAAATGTTGTTATATGCTTGGAAGCTTTATTACGTAAGTTttcaaagagatgatcaagtttTCTTCCCTTTTGACTTGGGTGAACCCTAAACCAGCTACATTTTAATGTGGAATGGGGTATGCTTATAATATACTCTTTCAAACTTTCTCGGAAAATCTCTGTATTTTGCATAGATGAAGCAATCATCAGCTCTATATATTTGTATGTTCGAAGAGGCCGGAGACTTCAGAATTAAACCGTCAACAACTATCTTTTGTAAACCAGGGCATGAGGCTTGTTTGGGTGCCTAGGCCCGTGTTTCTGTTGTTCCTAGCCATTGTTCTCGTcctaatctttttatttcagtCGATTTCACAACAAAACAATCTTCAGTTCTCATCGAATCCTCTTTTTGTGTTTTCGATTTGTAACATCATAATTGTTGCCATCATTATTGGTGATCATCGACCATCTGGTGTGGAAGTTGACAGCATCTTACCATTCCTATCCGGTTCAGCAGAAGATGCAACTTACTATAGTAAGGATGATGGTAGCAGCAAGCAGTACTGTAATATAGCTGGTCTTGTTAATAGCAGTGAGAATGTTGACAATGATGTTGATGAAAGTGAAGAAAATACAAATTATGATTCTGATGGTTACGATGAAGATGACGACGACAATGGTAGCAGCGATGAAATTGGTTGGGGGAACACAGATGAATCTGATGATAACTTGGAGACGAGAGTCGAAGACTTCATCAACAGGGTTTACAAGGGATGGCAGGAAGAGAGGTTAAGGGATAGTCTGTACAGTCCCCTGCAATTTTTTGGTTACACCAATCCCTTATAATATTTATAGTAAAACAGGACCTTCAAATTTTCTCCACACGGTAGATTAGATATGTAGAGCAAATTAGCTTGTTTCTTTAAACCAAATTATCTCTGTAAAAGACCAAAACAAAAGTTTCTGCCTCTTAAAGTCTCCTTTCAACGAGAATAGACCTTCCTATATATAATGTTGTTTGTCATCTAAGCTTTTCCTTTTTATCCGTTGAGAACTTTTGTAAATAAGATTGTTATCATATAGTAATACACTGCTCTGGTTTGCTAATCTCAGACTCTTGTACTCTATAGTTAGGCTGACATGTGAATCAGATCATTAATGTGGCACACTAGTGACACAATATAAGCAGACATGATTAGTTCTGAAACCTGTAACTTATATCACTATTCAATTTTCTTTATCTAACACAAGCTTAAACACTTGATAGTCTTGAACCACTGGACTGTTCCATGTGGATGAATTAAGTATTCATTAAGATAATGTTCTCTGGGAGGGTGTAAGAACGACACAACACCTTGTTATCAGAAAATAGTTGCATCATAAAGCCCTCGAAAGACAATGAAAAATTTCTATGCAGCAATTCAGACTAGGTAGAAGATTCTACAACAGAAAAACTGTAACAGCAGAAACAATCTAAATACTGTAGTTAGCCAATTTGGCTGGTGAGAAGCCCAGACCTGTACTAACCAAGACCCGTTCCGGCATCTCTGCTAGGTGAGTCAGCCTTAATACGAGGCGGCCTAACTACACGATCAATGAGCCCATACTCGAGAGCCTCCTGTGCATTAAAGCGCTTCATCCGACTTAGGTCTTTGTTAATCTGCATGTACATATTTCAGAATGAGCATTCATCCTACAATGATAGATATTTAATTAAACAAAATTGCAAAGGTGTTATAAAGGAAAAACGAGATTCAAATAGGAATAAACCATTTCCAACCTAAGAGTCACATAGGCAGCTTCTGCTTATGTCATGTCTAAAGTAGGCCAACAAACAAttctaaaaacaaaaaggtGGCCACTGAACTCCAAAATAAGAAActaaaagatgtaaataaaaaagaaatttatgATTCATGTTATAATAGTTGCAGCACTTACTCAAGCAAGCCAGTAATCACATTCAATGAGGTCATCAAACCACCTAAGTGACCCAACCAGACGCAAATCTAAATTTACTTGTCAAACTAGCTAACCTTTTCAATTGGCTGGCCTGTCTTCTCTGCCAACTCATTAAATAGGTAATCTCTGATTCTGAGAAGCTCATTTGCTTCATTGCGTATGTCATCAGCCTGCCACAAAATTTTGAGAACTTTAATAAAAGACCAACAATCTGCAAAAGTGAAACTAATGAATCGCAGCCTATTAAGCATGAGGTTGTACCTGACCACGAGCAGCCCCAGCAGGAGACTGCAGTGCAATTCTTGATAGTGGCATTGCAAACCGATTACCCTAATCATAGCAGAAGATGACAAAAAGGACAAAATTCAAAGTTCAACCATTTAGGAACTTAGAACAGATAAGTGTTACTCTTGTTTTTTCCTTCTTATAAGTTACTGGAAACATGATGCTCATCCATCAAATCATAAATGTACAGGCCATGTGAAGGAATAGCTCAGGTATTGTGAAATGGAGTCATTTTCTGTAAAACCTTAATGGGTCAGACTCCTAACTG containing:
- the LOC126795452 gene encoding uncharacterized protein LOC126795452; protein product: MRLVWVPRPVFLLFLAIVLVLIFLFQSISQQNNLQFSSNPLFVFSICNIIIVAIIIGDHRPSGVEVDSILPFLSGSAEDATYYSKDDGSSKQYCNIAGLVNSSENVDNDVDESEENTNYDSDGYDEDDDDNGSSDEIGWGNTDESDDNLETRVEDFINRVYKGWQEERLRDSLYSPLQFFGYTNPL